Genomic DNA from Haloplanus aerogenes:
ACGAATCCGAGACTCAATAGTCTCATCGCCGAGTTGAAGGCGGTTTCGCGCGAGTCCGGCGCCGGTGTCTGGCAGGATGTCGCGGACCGTCTGGAGAAGCCACGGCGCACCCACGCGGAGGTCAACCTCGGGCAGATCGAACGATACGCCCGCGAAGACGAGACCGTCGTCGTGCCCGGCAAGGTGCTGGGCAGTGGTGTGCTCGAAAAAGAAGTTACCGTCGCAGCCGTCGACTTTTCGTCGACGGCGCGCACGAAGATCGAACAGGTCGGCGACGCCGAGCCGCTGCAGCGCGTCGCCGAGGAGAACCCCGAAGGATCGAACGTCCGGGTGATTCGATGAGTCTC
This window encodes:
- a CDS encoding 50S ribosomal protein L18e — encoded protein: MSKTNPRLNSLIAELKAVSRESGAGVWQDVADRLEKPRRTHAEVNLGQIERYAREDETVVVPGKVLGSGVLEKEVTVAAVDFSSTARTKIEQVGDAEPLQRVAEENPEGSNVRVIR